GTAAGGAGAAAACTTTGAGAAAATGTGACAGACAGTTCGTCTTTCAAGTAgagtggggaagaggaagaaacaggttggaaaaggaagaaaaaaaatctttagtagGGTTTTCTAGTGTGCATTGGAAACTTAAAAACTGCAGGCTGTGTTACAAACACCAGGTGATCTCTCCATCCCGAGCAGCCAGCACAGCCCCCAGAAAGGCACTGCAGAATGTGGGGGTGGGGCGGCCGTCCGTGCCCATTTACCGGGAAACCAAAATTACAGGGGTCAAGACTCCAGCCCAATGGCCTTGAGACCCTGGGTTTCCCTTTCCCAAGTCTGAGTGTTCCTGCTGCCCCAGAGGAGAAACCCCTCAGGCTACAGGAGGGCACCCAAATGCTGACCCAATGCCAGTGAGCCCAGAAGTCTCCACAGGCCCAGGGCACCAAGTACCTCCCTGATAAGCTCAGCTGCCATCATCCACCATGTACTTCCTAGGGGCCGGCTATTTTGCTGAGTGCTGTATCTATATTCTCATTATAAACACCTTACAAAGTTAtctccatgttacagatgaggaagctgaggtcctAGAATTGCTTTAACTTGCCCAGAGTGGCAAAGACAAAGGCTGGCAGGAATAGAACCAAGATGCAGACCTGGCTCAGTCTGACCTTAATCATAAATCCTGGCCACAGAGCCTAGGGGGCTCCCAGAATCAGATGTGGCTACAATGCTAGATGTAGGGTCACGCACCCAGGATGGACAGGGCAATAGGActccagagtgaaactctgacccGAGTCAGGTGCAGTGGGTCTACAGACGTATTTCTGCTGAACGGGAGGGATCCTAGCAAAGCCTCTATTATGTTAGTCTTGGAGATGGGTCAGATCAACTTTGGAGGGGTGGGGGCTATCCTCAAACAGCTCCTCCCAGTAGAAAGATTGCTTTCCTGACAACATCAGGCCACGGGTCTAACGCAGGGTCCCCAAGCCCTGGGCTGTGGACCAGCACCCAGTCCACGGCCCATCTGGAGGCGGGCCACCCAGCTGGAGTGGGCGGTGGGTGCACCAGCATTACTGTCTGACGCACAGGGGCACACGTGCACCCTAATGTGAACTGCGCACGTGAGGGGTCTAGGCTGTGCGCTCCTTCTGAGAAGCTAATGCCAGATGACCTGAGGCagagaacagtttcatccccaaaccatcgcTCGAACCCTGCCATGGTAGAGAAAATTCTCTTCCATGAAACAGGAAGAGAATTTGGTTCCTGGTGCCACAAAGGTCGGGGACTGCTGGTCTAAAGGAGCAGGACACACACAGATGTAAAACCTTCAGGCTCCAAATCCAAAGACAAGTTTCACACAGGAGAAGCCTTGACCCTGAAGTGCTACACGCCAGCTCCGGGTTTGCCCGAGAAGCTGGAAGTTAGGACGGGCCCACCTTAGGTAAGCAAAGCCTGGCCATGGGAAGCAGCTGCAAGGGGATGGCTGTGGAGGGACATGAGGGTCCAACAGCTTTCCCTCATACCTTGTGGGCTTCAGGGCAGGGGTGTTGGGGCAGTGGCAGGGAACGGGCACCCAGCCTGCTCCCAGAAGCTGCAGAGAGGAGGCAACTAGCTTCCCAAAGCAAGGGCCCTTTGTGCTCCCGGCTCTGTGACTCATCTGGATGGCACGGGGCAGTTGCCCAGCGCCTCACCCATTAAATGGGTGACTGACTGCCCTGCCAACCTCCCAGAGTGGCCTTAAGGAACATGGACATGGGGACACTGGCACATCCTCTGGCCCTTCACCCCTTTGCCACCAAAATCTGAGTGCCATGCTGAACCCCTCCCGTTTCCAAACCAGCCATGCTTGTCAGCATCTCAGGTTGCACGCCTCACACCTTTCCAGTTTCTGCAGAAATCAGTTAAGGAGCAAAAATGTTTTTGGTGGGAGGGGGGTGATCTTCATGGTGGCTGTCATTAATGTTCTGCAGCAGGAAGGAAGGCCTCTGCTCCCGGGGGAGGATCCCAGAGATGGGCACGCAGCCCCAGCTATCCAGGGGTGGCAGGAGCTGGGGCTGAACCTGAAACTCTGCAGAGAGctctgggaggggcaggggcgaTCACAAGGGTTGGAGACGGAAGCCACACCCAGCCCTGGGCGTGACTATGACACTCAGCAGGCTCCAACCCCGGACAAACCCAGGATCCCCAAAAAGGGTTCTCTACTCAGAGTTCTCTCGGGGCGAGGAGAGTCCTCATGGGGAGGGAGACTCTGCAGAGCTCGGGCCCCACCATGCGCCCACCACTCCCCGTAGGTCTGTTTTACAGATTAGGCTCTGAGTAAGTTTTCCTTTCAAAACGAAGGACACgcctggggcaggagggagccTTAAGGCAATGGCAGCGGGCACAGATGCAGCTCGCCACCAAGATCTGACTCTTGAGAGGGAATGTGGATTTACGCCGAGTCCTAAACCACAGCCGTCACAAACCATGACCTGGAGCCCTGAGGGGGTCACGCGGCCATGTCAGAATACACTGAACAGTAGTGGGGCCACCATGACCTCCTGCacccttttctaaaaaaattccTGAATCTCTCCTCCCATGCCCATCTCCTCCTTCCCCCGTGGAGGACCTCAGACCACAACACTGCTCTCATCCTCAGTATTTTAACAGGAAGGAGGCCAAATGAGCAAGCAGGAAGAAAGCGGTGCAAGCAGCAGCAATGATCAGAGAGATACTTACAGACAGGCTTGCCCTAGCAAAGGCTGCGGAGGAGAAGCAGAGAGACGAGTCAGTCGGCAGGCAGGGCGCAATCTGCTGGGGCCAAGCCCTGCAAAACCCCACGCCAGCCCAGCAAGCCGCTTCAGACATCCCGAAGAACCCGGCCACCCTGAAGGACTGTCCTCCCAACGCCAGGGCAGATGGGCAGGTGCAGACCCTGTCACTGCGTCCTATCAGGATGTCACCTTCCTACCCCAGCCTGGTCCCCCCTCAAGCATCAAAGCAGCGGCCTCTGACCTTCCAAATACAGGCCCCCATTTCCATCATGTGACAGATGCCACAGGGACACCATTTCAGTTCTGTTTGCTTTTCATAACAACCCTCAGATCTGAGACCTGCAAGGGAATGTTTATGAGCACCCTCCCGGCCCCGCCCTATCATTTGCAAAGCTAAGGAGACCGagggcctgggaggtgaaggaatCTGGGCGACTAAATTGCTGCCCTCGCTCCTGTTTGTTTGGAGCTACCACCAACGCCAGGCCTCCAGGCTTCCGCAAGTCACGGCCGCCTCACCGTGCCCACGGGTCCCCTCCACGTGTCCGAcactaggctgggcacagggcaTGAATGCCCTCATCTGATCTGCCTTTTGCACTGCCattatttccccattgcctgGATGAAAACACTGAGGCCTGAAGAGGTTAAGTGACTGTGGAGGCTGCGGCACCCCCCCAGGTCACATTCCAGACACCACCAGGTCTAAGGAAGTCTCAGAGAAGGCGAGAAGATGGGGCAGGCTGAAGAGGATGCTCAGAGCCGGCACAGGCATCCGGCTGGAAGCTGCGCTGGGCTAATTGGCAGGGTCAAGCccagagggcaggggtggggcagaCCCGTGGGGAGTACCTGAATTTGAACCCTGAAATTTCTACATCTCACATATTTCCAAGGGTTCTCGGCTATACAGGAAAAGAccagttttctgaaaacaaatctTAATGTCTGATAACCAAAATCTTCCAGCCTGTGATCGTCAAAACCCATGAAATAAGTGAAATCgggttgggttttgttttggattttactACCTGCTGGGATGACTATGTCATTTATGTGAGAAAGTGGCcactttgttttagaaataacCATTCATGCACGTGAATGGGTCTCGGCCACCTCTCTCCCTCTGCACTGCCTGCTTCTGCCCTCAAAGACCCCATCCTCAGACATGAGGGGAATGCAGTCACGGTTGTCACCAGCAAGTCAAGACCCCAGGGTCTCAGCTTCCGAGGGCGCTTCCCACGTTCTCCCTCAACACACGAACGTGTGCACACAGCcccacaacacacatgcacacacacacccctacaacatacacatgcacacccacatgTACCCATGCACGCATccctgcagacacacacacacacacacacacacacacacacacacacaatcgcAGATCTGCGGCATCACGCCCGGCACGCATCCCCCCGCCACACCCCGggcaggaaggaaaggggagtgCACTGACTTGTCCAGGCAGCTGTGTGGGCACCTCCGGGGGCAGGCAGCTGGGCAGGGCGGCCGAGGTGGAGGCCACGTGCTCCTCAAAGCTGTTGATGCGAGGCTTTTTGGTGGGCTCGGGGCTGGCTAGCGGGGTGACACTATTGCGTCTCATGAGCGGGTTAGGTCCCTTCTTTGCATCCTAAGCAAGAcaaagacaaaagagagaaaggcGACAGTTACAAAGAAGGGGAGGAAAATTAGCCCCAAAAAAGTTTCTCTGCTCCTGGATTTTAGGGGAGGCAAAAAGACTAACTGAGGGGAGTGGCCAGGACCACAGGCTGCAGGACTCCCAGGCAGCAAGAATGGGGGTGACTCCCTCCCACGTCCCTTCCCCAGATGGTTCCAAAGGATTCCCCACACAGACAAACGGGGTTTGCAAAGCAAGGAGGGAAAGAATGACAGTCGCAGCGGAGCGGAGCATGAGGTCCCAGAAAAGAGCTTTGCTGCCAGCCTCTCGGAGAGCTAAGGAGGGGCATCTGGAAGGAAGAGGCGGGGCCTGAGGCTCACAGGATGGGGAGGGGAAGCCACCTGCGCGGACTCCCTTCGCTGACGCCTGAGGCAGGATCTGCAGAGCTGTCTGTACTACGCACAGGGCACCCTGGCTTAGGACGGAACATGGAACCTGCAAAACCAGCCTGGAGACCAAAGGGGCAGAAAATGTGCATCGGGGGCAGGTTCTGCCGGCCAGGACCAGCCCAGCCCTCCCACGAGAGTGACAGGGTGATGGGGTGCGGGCCTCCAGACTCAGAACCAGGCTCGTCTCTGTCATGGTCCTGCACGGAAGAGCTCCAGGACCGGCTCAGGCCCAATCTCATAGCCGGGGCAGCAGCTCCCTGACTGGGGCTGTCGTCTTATGGCTAAAGGCAGGGCAGTATCCAGTGACCCACATTCCGAAGGGGCAGGGGTGACAAGGACCAAGGCGGCCAAGGGACCTCGTCCTCTCTCAGTTCTGCCCACCAGCCAGGCAACTGCCAGCAACTGGGGCAGACAACTCATCCCTTCATGCCAAAATCTGACAGCCAAGCTTCCTGGGACTAGGACAGTCACCAGTTTCAGGATTGCCAAGACAGAAAATCACACTCAGTGTAAGAGAAAGGTCTGACTAGTACTAGTAAAGTGTTGTAGCTTCAGTAGCCTGTACACATGAATTCAAACTCACTTTCCCAACACACACCCACCTGGGCAGAGCCCACTCAGTCAGAGGCAGCCTGGCCCACCTCCAAATGTCAGGCCTCCCCAACACACAGAGCAGCTGCGCAGCCAGGCCGCAGGGACTCCTGAAACACCTTCCCCCGCGCCAGCCCCCAGGCCTCTGCTCTCCACGCCAACGTTTCAACACCACTGCATCTCTGGTGGTTCTGTACCTAATCGTGTGCATGTGACGGGCTGGCCTGCTGATCCTGTTTGAAACAGCAGCTCTGGAAACTGAAAACACCGTTTTAGCTGCCAGAAAGGAAAGGCAACAATAACCGTGCTCTGGTGATGTTAAAGAGAAGAGGCTGGGCCCAATCACTCACACCTTTATCCCAGGccttggagaaactgaggcaggcggatcacttgagcccaggggtttaagaccagcctgggcaacatagtgagaccccatctctaaaaaacgaaaattagctgggcttggtggtgcgcacctgtagtctcagctacgcaggaggctgaggtggaaggatcgcttgagcccaggaggttgaggctacagtgagccgtgattgtaccaccgcactccagcctggggggcagagtgagaccctgtctcaaaaaaagagagagagaacatattTTCCTCACTAATATTCACATCTGGAGCTCAGcagaaaggggaggaagaggacacagaaagaaagaagagagagaaggcccCGGAAGCTGCAGAGCAGAAAAGTAAGAACACGGAGGTGCTGAGCAAGGCGGCCAGCAGGCCCACAGCGACATCTGgggcagcccctgcaggtgagtAGCCCTGGGGCCTCCTGAGCACCCATCACCCACCAGGGCGACTGTGTGTTGATGGCCAGGACAGGGCTTGGGGCCTCCACTCACCTCTGACCTCTCCCTGTGGGTGCTGACGGACTCCACATTCAGGTAGATGGATTCCACACGGCAGCCTGGAGGGCGTGGGATGGGGGCAGAGGAAGCTGCTGTTAAAGGGACAGCCCTGCTCACAGCCCACAGCCACGAGGAGCTGCCGGAGCCACCTTCAGGGGGACAGGGTTTGGCAGGTGCTGCTACTCACCATAAGCGACAGGAGTCAGTTTCAGGACGGTATGAAGGGGGCATTTCAGGTAGGGCATCTCCTCTGAAATAAATGAAGTTGTACACCCACAATTAGAAATGAgagatggccgggcatggtggctcatacctataatcccagcactttaggaggctgaggcgggtggatcacctgaggtcaggagttcgagaccagcctgacaaacatggcgaaaccccatctccaccaaaatacaaaattagccagggtgtggtggtgcatgcctgtaatcccagctactcaggaggcggaggcaggaaaatcacttgaacctgggagatggaggttgcagtgagctcacgcattgcactccagcctgggcaacgagagtaaaactctgtctcaacaacaaaaaagaaagaaagaaagaaagaaatgagacatGAGGGTGAGGGAGGTATAGAAGGACCTCTCCGGGCCCTCCACGAGGATCCTCGGAAGCCCTGCCAGGCAGGGGCATCTGTCCCCAGCCACAAGCTGTCCCAGGTGGCAGGGGGCTCCAGAAGACGACTTGAGCTCGAAGAGCGCCACCAAACCGAACCAAAACACTCACCCTCACAGTGAGTTAGAGTTGTCACTCCCAAATACCTGAGGTCTGTTTAGGGATTTAGCTGCCCTTGATTGGACAGACCGAGACTTAATATGACAATCTGATTGTCAAGAGTTTTCTGGGCTGTTTGTTCCTTGGAGGGCACTGAGGAGAAGGGCAGCCCCTAGCCCAACCAGAGACCCCGGATGTGTGGAGCCAGACGCGGATCTCAGGGACTATTAATGAAGGGATGAAGCCCCCTGGCATCAAGATGGGTGCCACAGCATTTCCCAAGGGCTTCAAGGAAGTGCTGGACAGAGAGGACCTGAAGCAGCCAGAGGCCAACCCTTGTGTCCTTCTCCTAAGACCCTGTGGCACAGCAGCCACCACAGGGCAGGCCACGGCCGATCTGCAGCTAACCACTCAAGTGCCAGTCCACGCCTCCCTCCATCCGGGGCTGCAGCCTGCCCGAGGTACCTGCGCTCTTATCCAGGAAGTAGGCCAGCAGGCAGCGCAGGACGGCCTGGTGGCAGATGACCAGCACGTTCTCCTGTCGCTCCAGCTCCATGATCACTGGCTCCAGGCGCTGGACCAGGTCCTGGTAGGACTGAGCACAGAGGGCCAGGCCCATGTGAGCTCAGGGCACTCGGGAGGGGCTCTGCCTCTGGACATGGCCTGCATCAGACCAGCCAGAGAGCTGTGCAAATCAGTCTTCAGTCATCAGCAGTGGTTGAGAAGGGGCAGGATTTAACATGGACTATTGCTCAACCATAAAAACAGTGAAGCTCTGACCCTCATCCAACATGGGGGAACCTGGAAAACCCAATGCTGTGTGAAAGAACCCGGCACAAAAGGCACGCGTGGCGCCTGACTCCATTTACATGGAATGCCCAGAATAGGCAGATCCAGAGGCAGGAAGCAGCCGGGCCGGTGCcggggcggggcagggcaggCGGGCACGATGCTAACAGGTCTGGGTTTCTCTGTGCGGTGAGGGAAAGGCCTGGAATCCGTGGTGATGTCTGCACAGCACTGAGTGCACTACAATGCACAAAATCACAACTTTAATGTGGCGAGAGTGCTACAGTTTATGTCATGTGCATTTcctgtccatttaaaaatataaaaagcggCAGTAAGGGCTGTGcctttagaaaaagaacaaagcagctCCTGCTCGTGCGGCCTCTCTGCTGTAAGGTGGGGAAAGGTTTGCTGAgttccttttactttttgtaatCTTTCCTTAGAGCATGCCTGCATTGGATTAACGCTATCTCCAATAGATCATTTattataatgtattaatattagGCTGTTAGTTGTCCATGGGAATTCAGATCTGATGTAAGCTTACGCTGGGGAGAATAATTTCATGTTactaatacaaatattattgCTTCTATCAGGTAATAGATTAGTCCAGTGTGATGTTAGGAGTTCAATAGGGGTGGATAGGATTAAAGATAGGTGGATGTTAGGCTTGATGTTTAACTGTGCTAACCAGGGCCCCGGTGTGTAATGCCCAGTCTGAGGCCAGAGGACGGTGGGCCATGGGGACCTGAGGCACGACACTGCTCAGCAGGACACAGGTAGGGAGGACCTGGCTGGGGGAGGACACACCCGGCCCAGCAGGATCCCCTCTGCAGAGGAGACAGTAGTGTCCTCAGCCACAGCCACCTGGGCGCCGCACGTGGGGAAGCGCAGACGCTTCTCGGGGGATGTGGAGTCAACCCTCCCAGCGGCCcgcccaccaccccacccagtgGACCATCACTCGCCACCTTCCTCCTCTGCCATACAGTTCTGTGTCCTAGAGAAACACACCTCACTTCTGCTTACGGGAAAATGCACTTCTTCCCAGGCTATTAGAAGGTTCAGTTTGGGGGGCTTGATTCCGAGGTAGAGGGTGTAGGAGTCCCCAGAACCCACACGGAGCCGAACTCCCTGAAGGGGTGGCCCAGCCCCGCACAGTGGTGGCCATGGGCACTGGGGTCCCTCAGCCCGCCCCAGCCTGGCGCTCACCTCCCCGGTGGGGTAGCGGTAGTAGTACTTGTCCTGCTCCCGCAGCGCGTACTCCTCGGGGTAGGTGTCTCTGATCTCTTCGTAGGTCAGCTCCTCACAGACACCCTGCGGGGACCCAGTGGTCACTCAGGGGAACAAACCACGGGGACCACTGCGGGCATCTAGGACCTCGTGGAAAACCGCCCCATGCCCCAGGGTGAGGCTGCCCACCCGCCTGCCGGGACTCACTGCGTCAATCTCATTGAGCGCCTTCCACTGCTCATAGGGCAGCCGCAGCGCCTCAGCCGTCTGGATGGTGCTCTTGAGCTGGCTGGTCCACACTCGCAGGTCCTTTAGGTTCTGCTCCTCCACGAACTTGCTCAGGGCGCTGGCAAACTGAGAGGTGGAGGAGAGGGGCCGTTGATTCCAGGCGCCTGTGGCTCCTCCGAGGGCCAGGGGCTAGAGGCAGCCCCTGACGGGGCTGTGCACTGGTTACACTTGGGGGCCCAAGCCACTGGGACAGCCACAGCAGCACACACCCTTCCCAGAGCCCAGGCTCAGCTCTTCCCGCCCCTCCCCTTCCTAGTGCACAATTGctcacacaccacagacacacacacacacacacacacacacacaaacacataggtACAAAGTAacacaaacacagacatacatacaaaGCCACATGGAtatgcatagacacacacacacacacacacagagccataCAGAGATGTGCACAGACACAGATATGCACAGAGACACCCAGGCGCACGCATAACACACACAGCAAGCAcacaaagcagcagcagcagcacacaCGCCCCCACCCACCCGCAGACCCCGCGACCGCCCTGCAGCCAGCACGGCCCACGCCTCAGCACAGCCCGCACCTTCTTGCCGCGGCTGGACAGGCCCGAGTCGCCCCCGATGCGGCCCTGGAGGTTGTGCTCGTTCTCGCCGTGCCGGCACAGGTAGATGGTGCGCGGCTGCACGTGGATATTCATCAGGTAGTACACGATGCGGCTCTGGATATGGTCCTGCACCCGGTTCACCAGGAACCTCCGGCCCACGTCGATCACCTTGATCAGCGACAAGTCCCTGCAGAGACACCGCCAGGACCGCAGCTCAGGCCCCGCCCCATGGCAGGATGCACCGGCCTGGCCCTGCCCATCTCCAGAAGACGTGTTCCCCAGGGAACAGCAAGGCTGGACTGCAGGTCCCTCCCGGGCACAGACCGAATCCTTCTAAGAGACAGAGAATACGCGTGCAACAACTTCCATGGCCGGTGCTGCCCGTGAGCCTAGTTGGCCTcccagaagagggagagaaaaaagaaaatggagaaaaaaagaaatgggactgTGCAGTGGCTcgggcctgcaatcccagcactttgggaggctgaggcaagaggatcacttgggtctaggagttcaagaccagcctaggcaacacagcaaaacctcatccctactaaggaaaaaaaaatagccgggcatgtttacccacacctgtagtcccagctactcaggaggcagaggcggtaGGATTatatgagcccagaagtttgaacctgcggtgagctatgatcacaccactgcactctagcctgggagacaaagggagaccctgtcaagaaagaaaagaagaaaaaggaaaaggagagaggagagaaaagaaaagaaggaagaaggaaaggagaaagaaaggaactcTGAGAGGGTCAGTAGCAAGATCACATTCAACTCTACACTGACTCCCTGTACTTCCACACAGTGTTCAAAATATTCCCACCGAATATGGTCACCAaggattgtttttaaaagatatcttcctcagctgggtgtggtggctcacacctataatcccagcactttgggaggcccaggcgggtggatcacttgagtcctgacctcaagttcaagaccagtctgtccaacacgaggaaaccctgtctctactaaaaatataacaattagccagCGTCatggcacccgcctgtagtcccagctacttgggaggctgacacaggagaatcacttgaacccaggaggcggaggttgtagcgagccgagattgtgccattgcactccagcctgggtgacagagcgacactctgtctcaaaaaaaaaaaaaaaaaaagatattttcaaagacaGTTGATAAAGGTATCCAGCGGCTGTGtgtgatcacctgaggccaggagctcaagatcagcctgagcaacacagcaagacctcatttctacaaaaaaaactgtcttaaaaaaattttttttaaacgtaGCCAGGAGCAAATGCTTTCTGGGAACTCAAGAATGCAATAAAAACCCGCCTGTGGGTCTTGCAGAGACGGCCAGCTACGGGAATCACCTGTCGCATTTGTCGGGGTCAAGGGGCTGGTAGCTGGCTTCGTAGCAACTGATCCGCTTCATGAAGTCGTCCATGGCTTCTGCCGAGTTGCAGTCTTTGTAATCCGGGCTGGAGATTTTCACTTCCTGCAACACCACAAAGGGGCAGCTGATGAATCACGCTGGAAGGCTTTCTGCTGAGATTAAGCAGGATTTGGGGCTTTCAAAAGGGGCGCGCACAGAAGGCTCAGTACAAAGATTATCCGGCCCAGCGTGCAGCAGAAAGGGAGAAAGATCCTGGGGGCTGAGTCACGGCCTGATGTTACAGGAGGAGGATTTCCCGGGGAGATGGAGAACTGCAGCGGGaaggacagagacagaaaacccACAGAGAATCCATAATGAACACCTCTGAACAGTCCAGCAA
The genomic region above belongs to Saimiri boliviensis isolate mSaiBol1 chromosome 8, mSaiBol1.pri, whole genome shotgun sequence and contains:
- the PFKFB3 gene encoding 6-phosphofructo-2-kinase/fructose-2,6-bisphosphatase 3 isoform X1, with translation MPLELTQSRVQKIWVPVDHRPSLPRSCGPKLTNSPTVIVMVGLPARGKTYISKKLTRYLNWIGVPTKVFNVGEYRREAVKHYSSYSFFRPDNEEAMRVRKQCALAALRDVKSYLAKEGGQIAVFDATNTTRERRHMILHFAKENDFKAFFIESVCDDPTVVASNIMEVKISSPDYKDCNSAEAMDDFMKRISCYEASYQPLDPDKCDRDLSLIKVIDVGRRFLVNRVQDHIQSRIVYYLMNIHVQPRTIYLCRHGENEHNLQGRIGGDSGLSSRGKKFASALSKFVEEQNLKDLRVWTSQLKSTIQTAEALRLPYEQWKALNEIDAGVCEELTYEEIRDTYPEEYALREQDKYYYRYPTGESYQDLVQRLEPVIMELERQENVLVICHQAVLRCLLAYFLDKSAEEMPYLKCPLHTVLKLTPVAYGCRVESIYLNVESVSTHRERSEDAKKGPNPLMRRNSVTPLASPEPTKKPRINSFEEHVASTSAALPSCLPPEVPTQLPGQNVKGSRSSADSSRKH
- the PFKFB3 gene encoding 6-phosphofructo-2-kinase/fructose-2,6-bisphosphatase 3 isoform X7, which codes for MPLELTQSRVQKIWVPVDHRPSLPRSCGPKLTNSPTVIVMVGLPARGKTYISKKLTRYLNWIGVPTKVFNVGEYRREAVKHYSSYSFFRPDNEEAMRVRKQCALAALRDVKSYLAKEGGQIAVFDATNTTRERRHMILHFAKENDFKAFFIESVCDDPTVVASNIMEVKISSPDYKDCNSAEAMDDFMKRISCYEASYQPLDPDKCDRDLSLIKVIDVGRRFLVNRVQDHIQSRIVYYLMNIHVQPRTIYLCRHGENEHNLQGRIGGDSGLSSRGKKFASALSKFVEEQNLKDLRVWTSQLKSTIQTAEALRLPYEQWKALNEIDAGVCEELTYEEIRDTYPEEYALREQDKYYYRYPTGESYQDLVQRLEPVIMELERQENVLVICHQAVLRCLLAYFLDKSAEEMPYLKCPLHTVLKLTPVAYGCRVESIYLNVESVSTHRERSENVKGSRSSADSSRKH